Proteins encoded in a region of the Rhizobium sp. CC-YZS058 genome:
- a CDS encoding DUF6460 domain-containing protein yields the protein MAEGLNRFLGDSPFRVIVKLVIVSIIVGFVMTFFGWTPYEIFDGVRYFLLDLWHSGFDALGAVGDYLVIGAVVVIPVFFILRLLSFRR from the coding sequence ATGGCCGAAGGTCTGAACAGGTTTCTGGGCGATTCGCCGTTTCGGGTGATCGTCAAGCTGGTGATCGTGTCGATCATCGTCGGGTTCGTCATGACCTTCTTCGGCTGGACGCCCTATGAGATCTTCGACGGCGTGCGCTACTTCCTCCTCGATCTCTGGCATTCGGGGTTCGACGCGCTGGGCGCCGTCGGCGATTATCTGGTCATCGGTGCCGTGGTCGTCATCCCGGTCTTCTTCATCCTGCGCCTCTTGAGCTTCCGGCGCTGA
- a CDS encoding methyltransferase domain-containing protein — MTPHQLSSGDLLADRRAEYALMLADAGDHAGAADLVRQALELAPGWAAGWFRLADYEEKSGRKEAAIAALDTVLALSPDDLFGAGLKRAVLRQEEAPAPVPSAYVARLFDDYADRFDTALVERLEYTVPQALAALVLPLMPERPLPLAVDLGCGTGLFGSEIRTAVKRLEGFDLSAGMLAKATEKGLYDHLGQADLSLPAETSGLFNSALAEGRADLASAADVLMYLGDLKAPFALLPRLVRAGGLLAFSVEDAGEDGDVVLRPSLRYAHSEAYIRSLCAQYGFRIVTLERRAIRKDAGNPIFGILFVAQRDP, encoded by the coding sequence ATGACCCCGCATCAGCTCAGCTCCGGCGATCTGCTTGCCGACCGCCGTGCCGAATATGCCCTGATGCTGGCGGACGCCGGCGACCATGCCGGCGCTGCGGATCTCGTGCGCCAGGCGCTGGAGCTTGCGCCCGGCTGGGCGGCCGGCTGGTTCCGGCTCGCCGACTATGAGGAGAAATCCGGCCGGAAAGAGGCGGCGATCGCCGCTCTCGACACGGTTCTGGCCTTGAGCCCGGACGATCTGTTCGGCGCCGGGCTGAAGCGGGCCGTGCTGCGCCAGGAGGAGGCGCCGGCGCCGGTGCCGAGCGCCTATGTGGCCCGCCTTTTCGACGATTATGCCGATCGGTTCGACACGGCGCTCGTGGAGCGGCTGGAGTATACCGTGCCGCAGGCGCTGGCCGCCCTCGTCCTGCCGCTCATGCCGGAGCGCCCTCTCCCACTCGCGGTCGATCTCGGTTGCGGCACGGGCCTGTTCGGGTCCGAGATCCGCACGGCGGTCAAGCGGCTGGAGGGCTTCGACCTTTCTGCCGGCATGCTGGCAAAAGCGACCGAGAAGGGGCTCTACGACCATCTTGGCCAGGCCGACCTTTCCCTGCCCGCCGAAACCTCGGGCCTTTTCAACAGCGCGCTGGCCGAAGGGCGGGCCGATCTCGCCTCGGCGGCCGACGTGCTGATGTATCTCGGCGATCTCAAGGCCCCCTTCGCCCTGCTTCCGCGCCTGGTCCGAGCGGGAGGGCTGCTCGCCTTCTCCGTGGAAGATGCGGGCGAGGATGGCGATGTCGTGCTGCGCCCCTCGCTGCGCTACGCCCATTCGGAAGCCTACATTCGATCGCTTTGCGCACAGTACGGCTTCCGCATCGTGACTTTGGAGCGAAGGGCCATTCGCAAAGATGCCGGAAACCCCATCTTCGGCATCCTGTTCGTTGCGCAGCGTGACCCGTGA
- a CDS encoding YitT family protein, with the protein MTLMTALGVWNSNATRHSPLEDVQGVLTGSLVSALGLYLLASAGLLTGSTAGVAFLLHYAFGVNFGLSFFLLNLPFFYLSLKRLGLAFTLKTFAAIALTSLIADLQSRFLVISSIHPGWAALLGGLLLGYGLLALYRHRASLGGVGILGIYLQERFGIRAGLVQLAIDLCVLAAAFFVTTPPIVLYSVLGAVALNLFLTINHRADRYIAL; encoded by the coding sequence ATGACCCTGATGACCGCTCTCGGCGTGTGGAACAGCAACGCCACCCGGCATTCCCCTCTCGAAGACGTGCAAGGCGTGCTGACGGGCAGCCTCGTCTCCGCGCTCGGCCTCTACCTGCTGGCAAGTGCCGGCCTTTTGACCGGCAGCACGGCGGGCGTCGCCTTCCTTCTCCATTATGCCTTCGGCGTCAATTTCGGCCTCTCCTTCTTCCTGCTCAACCTGCCGTTCTTCTATCTTTCGCTGAAACGGCTGGGGCTCGCCTTCACGCTCAAGACCTTCGCGGCCATCGCGCTGACCTCCCTGATCGCCGACCTGCAGTCGCGCTTCCTCGTCATCTCCTCCATTCATCCCGGCTGGGCGGCGCTGCTTGGCGGGTTGCTGCTCGGCTATGGATTGCTGGCGCTCTATCGCCATCGCGCAAGCCTCGGCGGCGTCGGCATTCTCGGCATCTACCTGCAGGAGCGCTTCGGCATCCGCGCCGGGCTCGTGCAGCTTGCCATCGATCTCTGCGTGCTCGCCGCCGCCTTCTTCGTCACCACGCCGCCGATCGTGCTCTATTCGGTGCTGGGCGCCGTGGCGCTCAATCTCTTCCTGACGATCAACCACCGCGCCGACCGCTACATCGCTCTTTGA
- a CDS encoding ABC transporter substrate-binding protein, protein MRVKTILMTAGLILAATGLARAEDTITIATEGAYPPFNYADTDGTLKGMDVDIANALCEEMKAKCTIVSQEWDGMIPALTAKKFDAIVASMSITEERKKQIDFTNKYYSQPLSVGVMKDSAVTGLTPEDMKGHTIGAQGSTTQADYAEDHYGKAGAEVKLYPSNDEATADLQNGRLDALIVDKFVLVDWLNKDGKDCCKLLGDVPGTQTEVGIGLRKGDPLKEKFNAAIDAIVKNGTYAKINKKYFPFDIY, encoded by the coding sequence ATGCGCGTGAAGACGATCCTGATGACCGCTGGCCTGATACTGGCCGCGACCGGCCTCGCCCGGGCCGAAGACACGATCACCATCGCGACCGAAGGTGCCTACCCGCCCTTCAACTATGCCGATACGGACGGCACGCTGAAGGGCATGGACGTCGATATCGCCAATGCGCTCTGCGAGGAAATGAAGGCCAAGTGCACGATCGTCTCCCAGGAATGGGACGGCATGATCCCGGCTCTGACCGCCAAGAAGTTCGACGCGATCGTCGCCTCGATGTCGATCACCGAGGAACGCAAGAAGCAGATCGACTTCACCAACAAATATTATTCGCAGCCGCTTTCGGTCGGCGTGATGAAGGACAGCGCGGTGACCGGGCTGACGCCGGAGGACATGAAAGGCCACACGATCGGCGCACAGGGCTCCACCACCCAGGCCGATTATGCCGAGGACCACTATGGCAAGGCCGGCGCCGAGGTGAAGCTCTACCCGAGCAACGACGAAGCCACCGCCGACCTGCAGAACGGCCGTCTGGACGCGCTGATCGTCGACAAGTTCGTTCTCGTCGACTGGCTGAACAAGGACGGTAAGGACTGCTGCAAGCTTCTGGGCGATGTTCCCGGCACGCAGACGGAAGTCGGCATCGGTCTGCGCAAGGGCGATCCGTTGAAGGAAAAGTTCAACGCCGCGATCGACGCGATCGTCAAGAACGGCACCTATGCCAAGATCAACAAGAAGTATTTCCCCTTCGACATCTATTGA
- a CDS encoding FAD-dependent oxidoreductase — protein sequence MVTVDCLVLGAGIVGVSAALHLQDRGRSVLLLDRAAPGHGTSYGNAGLIERSSVVPYAFPRKLSALLAYGMNRRSDVRYDWSYLPKIAPFLLRYWQASAPNALEASARALLPLIEASIDEHKALARRAGAEGLMRAGGWVSLYKDPAAFALAAKEAEALRSSHGLAVSVLDRAAFLTLEPAFHAGASIAGAVHWRDPLTVEDPLALTTAYAGLFTREGGQIAIGSAESLRREGELWLVETSEGSVGARDVVVALGAQSATLLARFNLRIPMAAKRGYHRHYRQAASGMPDRPVVDEEAGYVLAPMRQGLRLTTGIEFASFDRAANAIQLSACETAARGLLDLGPPVEAQPWLGFRPCLPDMKPVIGAVPGQDGLWCDFGHAHHGLTLGPVSGRLLADLVTGKPAFADTEPFSPARFGR from the coding sequence ATGGTGACCGTCGATTGTCTTGTTCTTGGTGCCGGAATTGTCGGCGTCAGCGCTGCGCTTCATCTCCAGGACCGCGGGCGCTCGGTCCTCCTCCTCGATCGCGCGGCACCCGGCCACGGCACGAGCTATGGCAATGCGGGGCTGATCGAGCGCTCCTCGGTCGTTCCCTATGCCTTCCCGCGCAAGCTCTCCGCACTTCTTGCCTATGGAATGAACCGGCGATCGGACGTGCGCTATGACTGGTCCTATCTGCCGAAGATCGCGCCTTTCCTGCTGCGCTACTGGCAGGCTTCGGCCCCGAACGCTCTGGAGGCTTCCGCCAGGGCGCTGCTTCCGCTGATCGAGGCTTCGATCGACGAACACAAGGCGCTCGCCCGTCGCGCCGGCGCGGAAGGACTGATGCGGGCCGGCGGCTGGGTGTCGCTCTACAAGGATCCCGCCGCCTTTGCCCTGGCGGCGAAAGAAGCCGAGGCGCTGCGATCCTCCCACGGACTTGCCGTTTCCGTGCTCGACCGCGCAGCCTTCCTGACCCTGGAGCCGGCCTTCCATGCGGGAGCATCGATCGCCGGCGCCGTTCACTGGCGCGATCCGCTGACGGTGGAAGACCCGCTTGCCCTGACCACCGCCTATGCCGGGCTCTTCACCCGTGAGGGCGGACAGATTGCGATCGGTTCGGCAGAGAGCCTGCGCCGCGAGGGAGAACTCTGGCTCGTCGAGACGTCGGAGGGGAGTGTCGGGGCGCGTGACGTGGTCGTGGCGCTGGGGGCGCAGTCCGCCACGCTGCTCGCCCGCTTCAATCTCAGGATCCCGATGGCCGCCAAGCGCGGCTATCATCGCCATTATCGCCAGGCGGCGAGCGGCATGCCGGATCGGCCGGTGGTGGACGAGGAGGCCGGCTATGTGCTGGCGCCGATGCGGCAAGGTCTCAGGCTGACGACCGGCATCGAATTCGCCTCGTTCGATCGTGCCGCCAACGCCATCCAGCTCTCCGCCTGCGAGACGGCAGCGCGCGGCCTGCTCGACCTTGGGCCGCCGGTGGAGGCGCAGCCTTGGCTGGGCTTTCGCCCCTGCTTGCCGGACATGAAGCCGGTGATCGGCGCCGTTCCCGGTCAAGATGGTCTCTGGTGCGATTTCGGCCACGCCCATCACGGGCTGACGCTCGGGCCCGTCAGCGGACGGCTGCTGGCCGATCTCGTGACGGGCAAGCCAGCTTTTGCCGATACTGAACCCTTCTCGCCTGCCCGTTTCGGGCGCTGA
- a CDS encoding Rmf/CrpP family protein, translating into MSFTEKERVESAAPAELAQIGLGTGVAAERRPGLSLAEAYSLPAMPAELCAADIRRLRLEGRRAAFEGRSMARCPYGLADQARRKAWLSGFGGER; encoded by the coding sequence ATGAGCTTCACGGAAAAAGAACGGGTCGAGAGCGCGGCTCCCGCCGAGCTCGCGCAGATCGGCCTTGGCACAGGGGTGGCAGCGGAGCGCCGGCCCGGTCTCAGCCTTGCCGAGGCCTACAGCCTGCCGGCCATGCCCGCCGAGCTTTGCGCGGCTGACATCCGTCGGTTGCGGCTTGAAGGACGGCGCGCGGCCTTCGAGGGACGCTCCATGGCCCGTTGCCCCTATGGACTGGCCGATCAGGCGCGGCGCAAGGCCTGGCTCTCCGGCTTCGGCGGTGAACGCTGA
- a CDS encoding ligase-associated DNA damage response DEXH box helicase, with protein MNQLSAPPPAGTSGPLVLPPPFLRWFADKGWQPRAHQLDLLSRTRAGESMLLIAPTGAGKTLAGFLPALTALAERGKVPPGSGFRGIHTLYISPLKALAVDIERNLMKPVSEMGLPIRIENRTGDTPQAKRQRQKVNPPDILLTTPEQVALLIANGEAERFFKDLKFVIFDELHSLVTSKRGHLLALGLARLRKLAPDLTTIGLSATVADPMDLQRWLVSQTPEEERHAGVILVEGGAKPEISILKSDGRVPWSGHSARYAMAEVYEAIKRHKTALLFVNTRNQAELLFQELWTINEDSLPIALHHGSLDAGQRRKVEAAMAENRLRAVVATSTLDLGIDWGDVDLVIHVGAPKGASRLAQRIGRANHRMDEPSQAILVPGNRFEVMECQAALDANYLGAQDTPPVGRGALDVLAQHVLGMACAAPFDPLLLFDEITSASPYRALEWETFERIIDFIATGGYALRTYERYARIRKTEDGLWRVSNGKVAQQYRLNVGTIIESPMLNVRLVSGSRRSMLGRGGLTLGKVEEFFLEMLSPGDTFLFGGKVLRFEGIRESECLVTQGYQMDPKIPSYAGGKFPLSTYLASRVRRMLADPEAHGDLPDQVRDWLAVQRDVSMLPREDELLVETFPRGNRFFMVAYAFEGRLAHQTLGMLLTRRMDRAGLQPMGFVATDYSLAIWAMEDLGAAFAAGQPSLGELFDEDMLGDDLEAWLDESFLLKRTFRNCAIIAGLIEPRHPGKEKTGRQVTVSSDLIYDVLRSHEPDHILLEATRNDAATGLLDIGRLGDMLVRIKSHITHLPLTRVSPLAVPIMLEIGREAVPGQSQDLLLAGAADELISEAMGTD; from the coding sequence GTGAACCAGCTTTCCGCACCTCCCCCCGCCGGCACATCCGGCCCGCTTGTCCTTCCACCGCCGTTCCTGCGCTGGTTCGCGGACAAGGGCTGGCAGCCGCGTGCCCATCAGCTCGACCTTTTGAGCCGGACGCGGGCCGGGGAAAGCATGTTGCTGATTGCGCCGACCGGCGCCGGCAAGACGCTGGCCGGCTTCCTGCCGGCGCTGACGGCGCTCGCCGAGCGCGGCAAGGTGCCGCCCGGCAGCGGCTTTCGCGGCATCCACACGCTCTATATCTCGCCCTTGAAGGCGCTCGCGGTCGATATCGAGCGCAATCTGATGAAGCCCGTCAGCGAGATGGGCCTGCCGATCCGCATCGAGAACCGCACCGGCGACACGCCGCAGGCCAAGCGCCAGCGCCAGAAGGTGAACCCGCCGGATATTCTGCTGACGACGCCCGAGCAGGTGGCACTGCTGATCGCCAACGGCGAGGCCGAGCGCTTCTTCAAGGACCTGAAATTCGTCATCTTCGACGAGCTGCATTCGCTGGTGACCTCCAAGCGCGGGCATCTCCTGGCCCTGGGCCTGGCACGGCTGCGCAAGCTCGCGCCGGACCTGACCACGATCGGCCTTTCGGCGACAGTCGCCGACCCCATGGACCTGCAGCGCTGGCTGGTGTCGCAGACGCCGGAGGAGGAGCGCCATGCCGGCGTGATCCTCGTCGAAGGCGGCGCCAAGCCGGAGATCTCGATCCTGAAGAGCGATGGGCGCGTGCCCTGGTCCGGACATTCTGCGCGCTATGCCATGGCCGAGGTCTATGAGGCGATCAAGCGGCACAAGACGGCGCTGCTCTTCGTCAACACGAGGAACCAGGCGGAACTGCTTTTCCAGGAGCTCTGGACGATCAACGAGGACAGCCTGCCGATCGCGCTGCATCACGGTTCGCTCGATGCCGGCCAGCGGCGCAAGGTGGAGGCGGCGATGGCGGAAAACCGCCTGCGCGCGGTCGTGGCCACCTCGACGCTCGATCTCGGCATCGACTGGGGCGATGTCGATCTCGTGATCCATGTCGGCGCGCCGAAGGGCGCCTCGCGTCTGGCCCAGCGCATCGGCCGGGCCAATCACCGCATGGACGAGCCGAGCCAGGCGATCCTGGTGCCGGGCAATCGATTCGAGGTGATGGAATGCCAGGCGGCGCTCGATGCCAATTATCTCGGCGCCCAGGACACGCCGCCTGTGGGACGCGGGGCGCTGGATGTGCTCGCCCAGCACGTGCTCGGCATGGCCTGCGCCGCCCCTTTCGATCCGCTGCTCCTGTTCGATGAGATCACCAGCGCCTCGCCCTATCGCGCGCTTGAATGGGAGACCTTCGAGCGCATCATCGATTTCATCGCCACCGGCGGCTATGCGCTGCGCACCTATGAGCGCTACGCCCGGATCCGCAAGACGGAAGACGGGCTCTGGCGGGTTTCGAACGGCAAGGTGGCGCAGCAATATCGGCTGAATGTCGGGACGATCATCGAATCGCCCATGCTCAATGTCCGGCTCGTCAGCGGCAGTCGGCGCTCCATGCTCGGCCGCGGCGGGCTGACGCTCGGCAAGGTCGAGGAGTTCTTCCTCGAAATGCTTTCTCCCGGCGATACGTTTCTCTTCGGCGGCAAGGTGCTGCGCTTCGAAGGCATCCGCGAAAGCGAGTGCCTGGTGACGCAGGGCTATCAGATGGACCCGAAGATCCCCTCCTATGCCGGCGGCAAGTTTCCGCTCTCCACCTACCTCGCCAGCCGCGTGCGGCGCATGCTGGCCGATCCCGAAGCCCATGGCGACCTGCCCGATCAGGTGCGCGACTGGCTGGCCGTGCAGCGCGATGTGTCCATGCTGCCGCGCGAGGACGAGCTGCTGGTCGAGACCTTTCCGCGCGGCAACCGCTTCTTCATGGTGGCCTATGCCTTCGAGGGGCGGCTGGCGCACCAGACGCTCGGCATGCTGCTCACCCGCCGCATGGACCGGGCCGGGCTGCAGCCCATGGGATTCGTCGCCACCGATTATTCGCTGGCGATCTGGGCCATGGAGGATCTCGGCGCGGCCTTTGCCGCCGGGCAGCCCTCGCTCGGCGAACTCTTCGACGAGGACATGCTGGGCGACGATCTGGAAGCCTGGCTCGACGAGAGCTTTCTTTTGAAGCGCACCTTCCGCAACTGCGCGATCATTGCCGGCCTGATCGAGCCGCGCCATCCCGGCAAGGAGAAGACCGGCCGGCAGGTCACCGTGTCGAGCGACCTTATTTACGACGTGTTGCGCAGCCATGAGCCGGACCACATCCTTCTGGAAGCGACGCGCAACGATGCGGCAACAGGGCTTTTGGATATCGGCCGGCTTGGCGATATGCTGGTGCGAATCAAGAGCCACATCACCCACTTGCCGCTGACGCGGGTGTCGCCGCTGGCCGTGCCGATCATGCTGGAGATCGGCCGCGAGGCGGTGCCCGGCCAGTCGCAGGATCTGCTGCTGGCGGGAGCCGCGGACGAGCTGATCTCGGAGGCGATGGGCACAGACTGA
- the pdeM gene encoding ligase-associated DNA damage response endonuclease PdeM, whose product MSRLSHALRRLGETPPTLPERITVNGVEAVCDPLGGLYLPEDKVLIVSDLHLEKGSAFARRGMMLPPYDTLMTLKLLEVLIARHDPKVVISLGDAFHDRKGAAHMPAPFRAMIETMARGREWIWITGNHDPEAPAGLPGQSLEMLRLNGLTFRHEPEAGTAAGEIAGHLHPAATVRRRETLVRRACFATDGARLVMPAFGVTTGGMDLAHRAFSGLFEQARLMAHMLGRDRIYSVRFDRLLA is encoded by the coding sequence ATGAGCCGACTGTCCCATGCCCTTCGCCGCCTCGGCGAAACGCCGCCCACGCTTCCCGAGCGGATCACCGTCAACGGCGTCGAGGCCGTGTGCGATCCCCTGGGCGGGCTGTACCTGCCGGAGGACAAGGTGCTGATCGTGTCCGATCTGCATCTGGAAAAGGGCTCCGCCTTTGCCCGCCGCGGCATGATGCTGCCGCCCTATGATACGCTGATGACGCTGAAGCTGCTCGAAGTGCTGATCGCCAGACACGATCCGAAGGTGGTGATCAGTCTCGGCGACGCCTTTCACGACCGCAAGGGCGCGGCCCATATGCCTGCCCCCTTCCGCGCCATGATCGAGACCATGGCGCGCGGGCGCGAATGGATCTGGATCACCGGCAACCATGACCCGGAGGCGCCGGCCGGCCTGCCCGGCCAGTCACTCGAGATGCTGCGGCTGAACGGCCTGACCTTCCGCCATGAGCCGGAAGCCGGCACTGCCGCCGGCGAGATCGCCGGACATCTGCATCCGGCCGCCACCGTCCGCCGGCGCGAGACGCTGGTTCGGCGCGCCTGCTTCGCGACCGATGGCGCCCGGCTCGTCATGCCGGCCTTCGGCGTCACCACCGGCGGCATGGACCTGGCGCACCGCGCCTTTTCCGGCCTTTTCGAACAGGCGCGGCTGATGGCCCACATGCTCGGGCGCGACCGGATCTACTCCGTCCGCTTCGACCGGCTGCTTGCCTGA
- a CDS encoding class I SAM-dependent methyltransferase: protein MADQPQGRRPATGRLLVFAAVIAAQVAGALLAHLLPFEDRRATLLAQGLIAAGLTAGFRLPRIWLPVQILMPFLVVYGIQLPAWVFLAAFVLTLLISWNSAGERVPLYLTNATTAAALGELAEEAGARKLVDLGSGLGSVVLPLARRGPHLFATGIENAPLPYLASRIRLSVSGLANARFQRLSLWKADLSAYDFVYCFLSPVPMPKLFEKARAEMRPGSLFVSNSFPVPDQTPERIVQVDDARQTRLYLYRM, encoded by the coding sequence ATGGCGGACCAGCCTCAGGGCCGCAGGCCCGCGACCGGACGGCTCCTGGTCTTCGCGGCCGTGATCGCCGCCCAGGTGGCTGGTGCGCTCCTTGCTCATCTGCTGCCCTTCGAGGACCGCAGGGCGACATTGCTGGCGCAGGGGCTGATTGCCGCCGGCTTGACGGCCGGGTTCCGCCTGCCGCGGATCTGGCTCCCGGTCCAGATCCTCATGCCTTTCCTCGTCGTCTACGGTATCCAGCTGCCGGCCTGGGTCTTTCTCGCGGCCTTCGTGCTGACCCTGCTCATTTCCTGGAACAGCGCCGGCGAGCGCGTGCCGCTCTACCTCACGAATGCCACAACGGCGGCCGCGCTGGGGGAGCTGGCGGAGGAGGCCGGCGCGCGAAAGCTGGTCGATCTCGGCAGCGGGCTCGGCAGCGTTGTCCTGCCGCTCGCCCGGCGCGGCCCGCATCTCTTCGCGACCGGCATCGAGAACGCCCCGCTGCCCTATCTCGCTTCCCGGATCAGGCTGTCGGTCTCCGGCCTCGCCAATGCGCGGTTCCAGCGCCTCAGCCTCTGGAAGGCCGATCTTTCGGCCTATGACTTCGTCTACTGCTTCCTTTCGCCCGTGCCGATGCCGAAGCTCTTTGAGAAGGCGCGGGCGGAGATGCGGCCGGGGTCGCTTTTCGTCAGCAACAGCTTTCCCGTGCCGGACCAGACGCCGGAGCGCATCGTGCAGGTGGACGATGCACGGCAGACGAGGCTCTATCTCTATCGGATGTGA
- a CDS encoding Lrp/AsnC ligand binding domain-containing protein, translated as MKPIFVQLQCTPGQTYAVADAIYKKEIVSEMYSTSGEYDLLIKIYIEEGQDVGKFINDHIATVAGISRSLTTLTFNAF; from the coding sequence ATGAAGCCGATTTTCGTTCAGCTGCAATGCACCCCCGGCCAGACCTATGCGGTGGCCGATGCGATCTACAAGAAGGAGATCGTTTCGGAAATGTATTCGACGAGCGGCGAGTACGATCTGCTGATCAAGATCTACATCGAGGAAGGCCAGGATGTCGGCAAGTTCATCAATGATCACATCGCCACGGTGGCGGGCATCAGCCGCTCGCTGACCACGCTGACCTTCAACGCCTTCTGA